One genomic segment of Thunnus albacares chromosome 18, fThuAlb1.1, whole genome shotgun sequence includes these proteins:
- the LOC122968526 gene encoding leukemia inhibitory factor receptor-like isoform X1 yields the protein MIIWILLLSLFCESTQDGNGKENGVLHCEPQNMRLTTPDQKILLTWEDDPSCLAVHDVLMYEVVVLIADQQVHNDTFAVTPDQIGSTHSWNWKPHLPLECASHSVRLSSRYKNRTSPWKQEQTHPGIGNPKTPEVFPRDRVFKVGSRATFCCVVPVGDTFDRMDISRYSGTYMNTTKISNQTYALTINLDQASNTYCTDVKCHTKTQENGACAYIGYPPDDSNLLCETRDLQSVECLWTVGNDTRVKNETEYHLLGRYNETILLDVAIGWSMEAKKCCEDLILLSMNDPYLSLYTSIKKLCLASLWLLNKTKQDN from the exons ATGATCATATGGATATTATTGCTCTCGCTGTTCTGCGAGAGCACACAAGAcggaaatggaaaagaaaatg GTGTCTTGCATTGTGAACCACAGAATATGAGGCTTACCACCCCTGACCAGAAGATCCTGTTAACATGGGAAGACGACCCTTCATGCTTAGCAGTACATGACGTCTTGATGTATGAGGTGGTGGTACTCATAGCAGACCAGCAAGTACATAAT gATACATTTGCTGTGACACCTGACCAAATAGGATCTACTCATTCCTGGAACTGGAAGCCTCATTTGCCATTGGAGTGTGCTTCCCATTCAGTCCGGCTCAGCTCCCGTTACAAAAACCGTACAAGCCCATGGAAACAGGAACAGACTCATCCAG GGATAGGTAACCCAAAAACACCAGAGGTTTTTCCACGGGACAGAGTGTTTAAGGTTGGCAGTAGAGCAACCTTCTGCTGCGTTGTGCCGGTGGGGGATACTTTTGACAGAATGGATATAAGTCGGTATTCTGGTACTTATATGAACACTACCAAGATCAGCAATCAGACGTATGCCTTGACTATCAACCTGGACCAAGCATCAAACACATATTGCACTGATGTAAAATGTCATACAAAGACACAAGAGAATGGGGCTTGTGCTTATATTGGCT ACCCACCTGATGACAGCAATCTTCTCTGTGAAACCCGGGATCTGCAATCAGTTGAATGCCTGTGGACAGTGGGAAATGACACACGCGTCAAGAATGAAACAGAATATCATCTACTTGGAAGGTATAATGAAACTATACTACTTGATGTAGCCATAGGTTGGAGTATGGAAGCGAAGAAATGCTGTGAGGATTTGATTCTTTTAAGTATGAATGATCCTTATTTGTCATTATACACAAGTATAAAAAAACTCTGTTTGGCTTCTCTCTGGTTATTAAATAAGACAAAGCAAGACAATTAA
- the LOC122968526 gene encoding leukemia inhibitory factor receptor-like isoform X2: MIIWILLLSLFCESTQDGNGKENGVLHCEPQNMRLTTPDQKILLTWEDDPSCLAVHDVLMYEVVVLIADQQVHNDTFAVTPDQIGSTHSWNWKPHLPLECASHSVRLSSRYKNRTSPWKQEQTHPGNPKTPEVFPRDRVFKVGSRATFCCVVPVGDTFDRMDISRYSGTYMNTTKISNQTYALTINLDQASNTYCTDVKCHTKTQENGACAYIGYPPDDSNLLCETRDLQSVECLWTVGNDTRVKNETEYHLLGRYNETILLDVAIGWSMEAKKCCEDLILLSMNDPYLSLYTSIKKLCLASLWLLNKTKQDN, translated from the exons ATGATCATATGGATATTATTGCTCTCGCTGTTCTGCGAGAGCACACAAGAcggaaatggaaaagaaaatg GTGTCTTGCATTGTGAACCACAGAATATGAGGCTTACCACCCCTGACCAGAAGATCCTGTTAACATGGGAAGACGACCCTTCATGCTTAGCAGTACATGACGTCTTGATGTATGAGGTGGTGGTACTCATAGCAGACCAGCAAGTACATAAT gATACATTTGCTGTGACACCTGACCAAATAGGATCTACTCATTCCTGGAACTGGAAGCCTCATTTGCCATTGGAGTGTGCTTCCCATTCAGTCCGGCTCAGCTCCCGTTACAAAAACCGTACAAGCCCATGGAAACAGGAACAGACTCATCCAG GTAACCCAAAAACACCAGAGGTTTTTCCACGGGACAGAGTGTTTAAGGTTGGCAGTAGAGCAACCTTCTGCTGCGTTGTGCCGGTGGGGGATACTTTTGACAGAATGGATATAAGTCGGTATTCTGGTACTTATATGAACACTACCAAGATCAGCAATCAGACGTATGCCTTGACTATCAACCTGGACCAAGCATCAAACACATATTGCACTGATGTAAAATGTCATACAAAGACACAAGAGAATGGGGCTTGTGCTTATATTGGCT ACCCACCTGATGACAGCAATCTTCTCTGTGAAACCCGGGATCTGCAATCAGTTGAATGCCTGTGGACAGTGGGAAATGACACACGCGTCAAGAATGAAACAGAATATCATCTACTTGGAAGGTATAATGAAACTATACTACTTGATGTAGCCATAGGTTGGAGTATGGAAGCGAAGAAATGCTGTGAGGATTTGATTCTTTTAAGTATGAATGATCCTTATTTGTCATTATACACAAGTATAAAAAAACTCTGTTTGGCTTCTCTCTGGTTATTAAATAAGACAAAGCAAGACAATTAA